CAGTGCTTTTTGTGCTATGAGCTGTGCATAGGCACGATGCGCCTGGCTGGCAGCAAGTTGTCTGTGGCGTTCTTCAATTTGCGCTTTCATAAAAGATCCGTCTTCAAATGGATAGGGTGATCCCGGGGCCCACATGGATGAACAGGTGTTGAGTAATAAACCAATAATCATGAGTCGTTTCATAGTGCTTCCTATAGCTTTCATTATTCCCCTTTGGGCTTTTTTATAGTTTATATTTGTAACAACAGTAGTACTTTGGCGCTCAAATTGTCAATAGTATTGCTTATACCTATGTCAGTTTTTGTTTTTTATTATTGCCATATTGTTTCATGTTGTTTTTTTAATTTTTCAACTTGTTGACTTTGCGGTGTAAGAAAAGGTACAACAAGAAAAGATTGTTGTGGGGATATAAAGGGGCAATGATGAACGGTAAGGGTTTGTGGGGCATGAACATGATACTAGGATTGTCTGTTCTTGGTGGGACACTGTATATAGCTCAGACGAATGTTTTTGCGGTTAAAGCATATCTATTTTCTTTTTCCCCTGTATTTGCAGAACGAGCAAAGCAAAATATTATCGATTACGTAAAACAATCATCGATGAGTACTGTTTCATCTCCTGTTGCCCAAAACTATCAATTAACTGCTGCTATTAAGCAGCAATTTTCATGTGTGAAAAGAGTGGCGACTCAATTGTTACCATCCGGTGCGATGCGCGTTGTAATTGATGCAGTTGAGCCGGTTTTGTGTGTTAATGATACGTATCTACTTGCGGCCGAATCTGGTTGCATATCAAAAGATCTATTTATTCCATCATGTATAGCACAATTACCAACTATTAGGTGTGCAGTCGGATCTGGGTCTGATATTCCTGTAGCATTGCATCAGTGTAAGCAGAAATTTTCCCCTGCGTTATGCAATACATACGATGTCATATGGCAGGACGAATTTTGTATACGCTTACAAGATAAGCAGGAAACAAAATTTTCTATTATTTGCAGCGCGCAGTGCATTCCAGATCAAACATGTTTGTTGCAGTGTGAGCAGCTAAAAAAAACGGTTTTTGAATTATCTGACGCACGCAAAGCTGTGCGTGATAAACAGTGGGTGGCAGATGTTCGGTTTAACGATCAAATAGTCGTATACAGTGAAAAAAAGGGGGCGTGATATGGCTAAAATTTCTCTTGATAATGTTATTGTTGCAATTGATGTTGGTACTACCAAGATATGTGTTGTGGTTGCTCAGCAACTTGACCAAGATCGTGTTGAAGTAATTGGTATTGGAAAAGCGCCATCGGATGGGCTGAGCAAAGGGGTGGTGGTTGATATTGCGCGTACTATCCATTCAATTAAGACGGCAGTTAAAGCGGCTGAAATCATGGCGGGTTTGGAGATCGAATCTGCATGTATAGGGATTTCTGGCGCGCATATTCAATCAAAAAATTCAACTGGAGTTACGCCGATAACGCGTGGGCAAGTGCGTCAATCGGATATTGAAAATGCAATTGCATCAGCGCAAGCAATTCCGATTCCGCAAGGGCAGCAGATTTTACATGTGTTGCCTCATTATTTTGTTATTGATTCACAAACACGAGTACAAGATCCACTCGGAATGCATGGTATTCGTCTTGAGGTACAAGCACATATTATTTTTGGTGCGGTAGCTTCAGTACAAAATCTTGTAACCTGTTGCGAGCGTGCAGGAGTAAAAGTGAGTGACATAATCTTAGAGCAACTTGCTTCAGCAGATGCGGTATTGAGTGCCGATGAGCGGGAGCTTGGTGTTGGTGTGCTTGATATCGGTGGTGGCACTTCTGATTTAGCATTGTATCAGCAAGGAAGTATACGCCATACAATGGTGCTTCCGGTTGCCGGTAATCATTTTACTAATGATGTTGCCGTTGGTTTACGGACAACAATTACTGATGCAGAACGAATTAAGCGAGAGTATGGCATGGCCTGTATTGATTTAATGAAAAAAGATGATTTGATTGAAATCGAATTAGTCCAAGGGGGACAAAAAGATATTATATTTTTGCATGAGCTCATTTCTATTTTACAGCCACGGGCACATGAACTCTTTTTGTTGATTCATGAAGAAATTGTAAAAAATAAGTTAAGTTCATTTTTAGTATCAGGACTCGTTATCACTGGTGGCGGATCCTTGTTGCGTGGCATGAAAGAATCTGCGCAGCAAATTTTTTCTGTGCCTGTGCGTATTGGATCTCCACGTCTTGATTATGATTTGCCAGAATCACTGAACAGCCCTATATATGCAACGGGATATGGATTGATTATTCATACATTAAAAAAGAGATGTAAGCTGCGACAATCGGGCAGTCAGGCGCCCATTGCGCAACGAATTTTTGAAAAAATGC
This genomic window from Candidatus Babeliales bacterium contains:
- the ftsA gene encoding cell division protein FtsA, which encodes MAKISLDNVIVAIDVGTTKICVVVAQQLDQDRVEVIGIGKAPSDGLSKGVVVDIARTIHSIKTAVKAAEIMAGLEIESACIGISGAHIQSKNSTGVTPITRGQVRQSDIENAIASAQAIPIPQGQQILHVLPHYFVIDSQTRVQDPLGMHGIRLEVQAHIIFGAVASVQNLVTCCERAGVKVSDIILEQLASADAVLSADERELGVGVLDIGGGTSDLALYQQGSIRHTMVLPVAGNHFTNDVAVGLRTTITDAERIKREYGMACIDLMKKDDLIEIELVQGGQKDIIFLHELISILQPRAHELFLLIHEEIVKNKLSSFLVSGLVITGGGSLLRGMKESAQQIFSVPVRIGSPRLDYDLPESLNSPIYATGYGLIIHTLKKRCKLRQSGSQAPIAQRIFEKMQGWILDFF